One region of Miscanthus floridulus cultivar M001 chromosome 19, ASM1932011v1, whole genome shotgun sequence genomic DNA includes:
- the LOC136525281 gene encoding uncharacterized protein → MVSRPGRGAAAGGGAAPPPSFPSPGVAHPPSFPHHRHLTHTAAGRAHALLLSPPLALAAISRAPHLPASQLLLFLRRLRCLPEARMRDEMPRLALRLPLPPGDDAREADEVFAVEAHVEEEAARRDADLAARTTPKRDRASHRGRAGPAWTWRRQLWMVILEDLLLLTILFAAWLAVCRGFSCIGR, encoded by the coding sequence ATGGTTTCGCGGCCTGGCAGAGGCGCAGctgccggcggcggcgcagctcctcctccctccttccccTCCCCCGGCGTGGCTCATCCTCCCTCCTTCCCGCACCACCGCCACCTCACGCACACCGCCGCCGGGCGCGCGCACGCGCTGCTCCTGTCCCCGCCGCTCGCGCTCGCCGCCATCTCGCGGGCGCCCCACCTCCCGGCGTCGCAGCTCCTGCTCTTCCTCCGCCGCCTGCGATGCCTCCCCGAGGCCCGGATGCGGGACGAGATGCCGCGCCTCGCGCTGCGCCTGCCGCTCCCGCCGGGCGACGACGCGCGCGAGGCGGACGAGGTCTTCGCCGTCGAGGCACACGTGGAGGAGGAGGCCGCGCGGAGGGACGCTGACCTCGCCGCGCGGACCACGCCCAAGAGGGACCGAGCCTCGCACCGGGGCCGGGCCGGACCCGCCTGGACGTGGAGGCGGCAGCTCTGGATGGTCATcctcgaggatctcctcctcctcACAATCCTCTTCGCCGCCTGGCTCGCAGTCTGCCGGGGATTTAGCTGCATTGGTCGGTAA
- the LOC136527770 gene encoding 2-oxoglutarate-dependent dioxygenase 33-like — MGSDFKSIPLIDISPLVEKIDDPSMANDKDLLQVVRLLDDACKEAGFFYVKGHGIDESLMREVRNVTRKFFQLPYEEKLKIKMTPQSGYRGYQRLGENITKGKPDMHEAIDCYTPIKPGKYGDLAKPMEGSNLWPEYPSNFEVLLENYINLCRDISRKIMRGIALALGGAIDAFEGETAGDPFWVLRLIGYPVDIPEEQRTDTGCGAHTDYGLLTLVNQDDDICALEVQNRSGEWIYATPIPGTFVCNIGDMLKVWTNGIYQPTLHRVVNNSPRYRVSVAFFYESNFDAVIEPVEFCREKTGGAAKYEKVVYGEHLVQKVLTNFVM; from the exons ATGGGTTCCGACTTCAAATCGATCCCCTTGATCG ATATCAGCCCGCTTGTCGAAAAGATTGATGATCCAAGCATGGCCAACGACAAGGATTTGCTGCAGGTTGTCCGGTTGCTGGACGATGCTTGCAAGGAGGCCGGATTCTTCTATGTG AAAGGCCATGGTATTGACGAGTCGCTGATGAGGGAAGTCAGGAATGTAACCCGCAAATTCTTTCAGCTTCCTTATGAGGAAAAATTGAAAATTAAGATGACACCTCAGAGTGGATATAG AGGGTATCAAAGATTAGGGGAGAATATTACCAAGGGTAAGCCTGATATGCATGAAGCAATCGAT TGCTATACTCCTATTAAACCTGGCAAATATGGAGATCTCGCTAAACCAATGGAAGGATCTAACTTATG GCCAGAATACCCATCAAATTTTGAAGTACTGCTGGAAAACTATATCAATTTATGTAGAG ATATTTCAAGAAAGATAATGCGAGGTATAGCCTTGGCTTTGGGAGGGGCGATCGATGCTTTTGAAGGGGAAACAGCTGGAGATCCTTTCTGGGTGTTAAGGTTGATTGGTTATCCAGTAGATATTCCAGAAGAGCAGCGCACTGATACTGGCTG TGGAGCTCATACAGATTATG GACTTCTAACACTGGTTAACCAGGATGATGACATATGTGCCCTTGAG GTGCAAAATCGCTCTGGTGAGTGGATCTATGCAACACCAATTCCCGGAACCTTTGTTTGTAACATTGGTGACATGCTGAAG GTTTGGACAAATGGAATATATCAGCCCACACTTCACAGAGTTGTCAACAATTCCCCTCGTTACCGTGTATCTGTTGCGTTCTTCTATGAG TCAAACTTTGATGCTGTAATAGAGCCTGTTGAGTTCTGCCGGGAGAAAACCGGCGGTGCTGCCAAGTACGAAAAGGTTGTGTACGGAGAGCATTTGGTTCAGAAAGTATTGACGAACTTTGTCATGTAA